A window of the Spirochaetota bacterium genome harbors these coding sequences:
- a CDS encoding glycosyltransferase family 2 protein, with translation MVTGFFTGETIMYKGRFAVIIPVYNHEQRVADVVRGALKLGFPVFVVDDGSTDGTHDAIKEMAGVTIIRHEKNRGKGAALKSAFEAAAASADWAITIDADGQHDPENARTLIRAIPEDALAKAVRPIIIGMRENMVGDDVPWTSRFGREFSNFWVWTSGGPRLRDTQSGFRIYPLPQSARTKVRANRFQFEVEILAKAGWNGFPVIEAPVTVSYTPGTPRISHFRPFVDFWRNSGTFCRMIFQRILIPRFIRRKMSYRN, from the coding sequence ATGGTCACTGGCTTTTTTACCGGAGAAACAATAATGTACAAAGGCAGATTCGCCGTCATCATCCCGGTTTACAACCATGAACAGCGCGTGGCTGACGTGGTGCGGGGCGCCCTGAAGCTGGGCTTCCCGGTCTTCGTCGTCGACGACGGCTCCACCGACGGGACCCATGACGCCATAAAAGAGATGGCGGGCGTCACCATCATCCGCCACGAGAAGAACAGGGGGAAGGGTGCGGCACTGAAGAGCGCCTTTGAAGCCGCGGCCGCCTCGGCCGACTGGGCCATCACCATCGACGCCGACGGCCAGCATGACCCGGAGAACGCCCGCACCCTGATCAGGGCCATACCGGAGGACGCGCTGGCAAAGGCCGTCAGGCCCATCATCATCGGCATGCGGGAGAACATGGTGGGGGACGACGTGCCCTGGACCAGCCGATTCGGCAGGGAGTTCTCCAACTTCTGGGTATGGACCTCCGGCGGCCCCCGCCTCAGGGACACCCAGAGCGGCTTCAGGATCTATCCCCTGCCCCAGAGTGCCAGGACGAAGGTGCGGGCGAACCGGTTCCAGTTCGAAGTGGAGATACTGGCCAAGGCCGGGTGGAACGGGTTCCCCGTGATCGAGGCGCCGGTCACCGTGAGCTACACGCCGGGAACACCCCGCATATCCCACTTCAGGCCCTTCGTGGATTTCTGGAGAAATTCCGGGACTTTTTGCCGCATGATTTTTCAGCGTATCCTGATACCGCGTTTCATCAGGAGAAAGATGTCGTATAGGAATTGA
- a CDS encoding lysophospholipid acyltransferase family protein: MIKLFYKFITFFSKALGPWFFRVFSRFVSTGYFILFPKRVAIGVRFYGALFPDRGRLHHLWCTWRQFHSFTDVFLDRFLLQRAGELSYTSEGWEIIEEAAKDRTGGIIVMSHMGNWDVAAHLLRRRGLRLLLYMGSREKEQLEKMQKESLAEQGLKIVAVEQDGGSPFDILEGLNFLKEGGLVSLTGDRVWSEAQRTVAVTFLGHTVRLPEAPHSIALLSGVPLYIFFAFRTGSGKYHMSLSGPIRVTASSRADRPRAIRESAQRYADILAAKAAEYPRQWYHFEEFLGRKNG; this comes from the coding sequence ATGATTAAACTTTTCTATAAATTCATAACTTTTTTTTCAAAGGCCCTCGGCCCCTGGTTCTTCAGGGTCTTTTCCCGTTTTGTGTCCACCGGCTACTTCATTCTATTCCCGAAGCGGGTCGCCATCGGCGTGCGCTTCTACGGCGCCCTCTTTCCCGACCGGGGCCGACTCCATCATCTCTGGTGCACCTGGCGGCAGTTCCACAGCTTCACTGACGTGTTCCTCGACCGGTTCCTGCTCCAGCGTGCCGGCGAGCTATCCTATACCTCCGAGGGATGGGAGATCATCGAAGAGGCCGCGAAGGACAGGACCGGCGGCATCATCGTCATGTCCCACATGGGTAACTGGGACGTGGCCGCGCACCTTTTGCGCCGGCGGGGGCTCCGCCTGCTCCTCTACATGGGGTCCCGGGAGAAGGAGCAGCTGGAAAAAATGCAGAAGGAAAGCCTGGCCGAACAGGGCCTGAAGATAGTCGCTGTCGAGCAGGACGGGGGATCGCCCTTCGACATCCTTGAGGGCCTGAATTTCCTCAAGGAGGGGGGCCTCGTCTCCCTCACGGGGGACCGCGTCTGGTCCGAAGCGCAGCGTACCGTGGCGGTGACATTCCTGGGCCATACCGTGCGCCTTCCCGAGGCGCCCCACAGCATCGCCCTTCTCTCGGGCGTGCCCCTCTACATCTTTTTCGCCTTCCGTACCGGCAGCGGGAAGTACCACATGTCCCTGTCCGGCCCGATCCGGGTGACCGCCTCCTCCCGGGCGGACCGGCCCCGGGCAATCCGGGAATCGGCCCAGCGCTACGCCGACATCCTCGCTGCCAAGGCCGCTGAATATCCGCGGCAATGGTACCACTTTGAGGAATTTCTCGGCAGGAAGAACGGCTGA